One Anolis carolinensis isolate JA03-04 chromosome 5, rAnoCar3.1.pri, whole genome shotgun sequence DNA segment encodes these proteins:
- the il15 gene encoding interleukin-15, which produces MFVIMSNYFWSSFINVSLFILCSCFQEVQTRRFVSWEPVLKDLEQIIKIPTKVDASLYTATYSNHCKISVVRCFHLEMKVLLYEANIGGDSDIYNSTRRVLRSVGRFLDDEQDKETSQCQECETFEEKQYTEFIENFQDIARRLHREEKWEK; this is translated from the exons ATGTTTGTCATTATGAGCAATTATTTCTGGAGTTCATTCATTAATGTTTCCCTCTTCATTCTTTG CTCATGTTTCCAAGAAGTACAGACCAGACGATTTGTTTCTTGGGAACCAGTGTTAAAGGATTTAGAACAGATCATTAAAATTCCTACAAAG gtTGATGCTTCTTTATACACTGCAACCTATTCT AATCATTGCAAAATATCCGTGGTGAGATGTTTTCATCTTGAGATGAAGGTGCTTTTGTACGAAGCTAACATTGGAGGAGACAGCGATATTTACAACAGTACGCGGCGGgttttgagatctgttggaagatTTTTGGACGATGAACAG GACAAAGAAACATCCCAGTGCCAAGAATGTGAAACGTTTGAAGAAAAACAATACACAGAATTTATAGAAAATTTTCAGGATATTGCAAGGCGATTACACAGAGAAGAGAAATGGGAAAAGTAA